The following coding sequences are from one Pigmentibacter ruber window:
- a CDS encoding ABC transporter permease, protein MAKVLVQRFFQLLAVLWGVSTIVFFLQRMIPGSPADSILGVDASEVDKLEWLTRYGFNEPIWKQYFNFLVNLCQGDLGKSYANYSSVSEIILPRLWETIQLATVAFLFSILLATIIGIISAANAGKFTDKASAVLSLLAISAPSFIIGPVLMWIFAVKFDVFPLMGNEGPSSFVLPSVTLGASLAAFSSRMIRSGIVDVLQEDYIRTAKSKGLSQFIVLTKHALRNAFLPTLTVLGMQLGVLLSGAVITEQIFNWPGLGSLVVEAVQQREYNIVSGCVIIMATIYVACNLLVDILYRVFDPRVRLT, encoded by the coding sequence ATGGCTAAAGTATTAGTTCAACGTTTTTTCCAATTACTCGCCGTTCTGTGGGGAGTTTCCACTATCGTTTTTTTTCTGCAAAGAATGATTCCCGGAAGCCCCGCCGACAGCATTTTAGGAGTTGACGCGTCTGAAGTTGATAAATTGGAATGGCTCACCCGATATGGTTTTAATGAGCCAATTTGGAAACAATATTTTAATTTCTTAGTGAACTTATGTCAGGGAGATTTAGGAAAAAGTTATGCTAATTATTCATCTGTAAGTGAAATTATCCTTCCTCGTCTTTGGGAGACTATTCAATTAGCTACTGTTGCTTTTCTTTTTTCTATACTTTTAGCAACTATAATTGGAATTATCAGTGCAGCAAACGCTGGTAAGTTTACAGATAAAGCATCAGCTGTCCTATCGCTGCTCGCAATTTCAGCTCCTAGTTTTATTATTGGACCCGTTTTAATGTGGATTTTTGCTGTGAAATTTGATGTCTTTCCTTTAATGGGTAATGAAGGGCCAAGTTCATTTGTTCTGCCATCCGTTACTTTAGGCGCTTCGCTCGCAGCTTTTTCGAGTAGAATGATTCGCAGCGGTATTGTTGATGTACTTCAGGAAGACTATATCAGAACTGCAAAAAGTAAAGGATTATCTCAGTTTATTGTTCTTACAAAACATGCTTTAAGAAATGCTTTTTTACCAACTTTAACAGTTCTTGGAATGCAACTTGGAGTTTTACTTAGTGGAGCAGTAATAACGGAACAAATTTTTAACTGGCCTGGTTTAGGTAGTTTAGTCGTTGAAGCTGTTCAGCAACGCGAATATAATATTGTTTCTGGGTGTGTAATTATTATGGCAACTATTTATGTTGCCTGTAACCTTTTGGTAGATATCTTATATCGCGTCTTTGATCCAAGGGTAAGATTAACATGA
- a CDS encoding F-box protein, with translation MKHFFKIIFLLLIYINDAYATRNNENLENISQTLKENIYSNLDTNSLINLSQTSTSFHESISEYIEYSKKLSTIKINGTKNEIFEYLILLNNNLTEKLTKTNNLIIDYFDSYDDLRFYDNRALGILLLAINTFPNLNKFTMIFHDSTNNNIFESISIETKGNEIYLVGSFERISSFFKHFFAIKNNENTYKVNMTLNRNKNAGYYYSEIDFLSHYMIKLLPNLKIIQIDDSNEEYIKNIHFYTEENVKKYFLNNDNFKSNALFVLQNGEVKKYSKN, from the coding sequence ATGAAACATTTTTTTAAAATAATATTTCTACTTTTAATTTATATAAATGATGCTTATGCTACAAGAAATAATGAAAATCTTGAAAACATTTCGCAAACTTTAAAAGAAAATATATATTCAAACTTAGATACAAATTCTTTAATTAATTTATCACAAACAAGTACTTCTTTTCATGAAAGCATAAGTGAATATATTGAATATAGCAAAAAATTAAGCACAATTAAAATAAACGGAACAAAAAATGAAATTTTTGAATATTTAATTCTTCTTAATAACAATTTGACCGAAAAATTAACAAAGACAAATAATTTAATTATCGATTACTTTGATTCATATGATGATTTAAGATTTTATGATAATAGAGCCTTGGGTATTTTATTATTGGCCATTAATACTTTTCCTAATTTAAATAAATTTACTATGATATTTCATGATTCTACTAATAATAATATTTTTGAATCTATCTCTATTGAAACAAAAGGAAATGAAATATACTTGGTAGGAAGTTTTGAAAGAATATCTAGTTTCTTTAAGCATTTTTTTGCAATCAAAAATAATGAAAATACTTATAAAGTTAATATGACGCTCAATCGAAATAAAAACGCTGGCTATTATTATAGTGAAATTGATTTCTTATCGCACTACATGATTAAACTCTTGCCAAATCTTAAAATAATTCAAATTGATGATAGTAACGAAGAATATATAAAAAATATACATTTCTACACTGAAGAAAATGTTAAAAAATATTTTTTAAATAATGATAATTTTAAAAGCAATGCACTGTTTGTTCTACAAAATGGCGAAGTAAAAAAATACAGCAAAAATTAA
- the metG gene encoding methionine--tRNA ligase gives MAKACRYFTTPIYYANGNPHAGHVYATILASVLKAHYQQRGEQVKFLTGLDEHGEAVQDKAKELGVSPQKLVDNMAQLWQDEFKKFGLNNDIFIRTTDKNHVKNVSDILTYCYKKGDIYFGEHEGYYCIKCEGFLNSNERDENNNCLVHKRPTELRKEKNYFFKTSKYKQSLRELISQGKITQQERYINELLSMLDSLEGDLSISRPKTRLTWGVELPFDKEHVAYVWFDALPNYVTGIGGLEESRTSPFWNNAYHILGKDILKFHGIFWPAMCLSLDIPLPKLLVTGWLLKDGHKMSKSLGNVVTVEQILHYGRDMFVNFVYRATNPGEDIDISWKSYFERYNSDLANGIGNLLSRTLTMIEKYFSKEIPKYYESKLLSEQNEIVEACKNAINIVTKAFDEFKLSDALNEISLLVSLADKHIAQQKPWEIAKIIDDNSKVQLANILATCVTVLKTVGYLAYSFYPEKMKELLESVGEINVPVSEHFNRASNCLNIKAGFICESIPKLFNRIDIQAELAILEPKSSNEKNKVKNSETKVIGKEKMKEEKVTQTNTQVTETIQIQDFSKVQMRVGTVISAECVEGSDKLLKLSVSLGELGERVIFSGIREWIKPEEVVNHKVIIVCNLAPRKMRFGTSEGMMLSTDTLDGKVNPVFLPEYLKEGAILS, from the coding sequence ATGGCTAAAGCGTGTCGATATTTTACCACTCCTATATATTATGCTAATGGAAACCCACATGCTGGCCATGTTTATGCAACTATACTCGCAAGTGTGTTGAAGGCTCATTATCAGCAAAGAGGTGAGCAAGTAAAATTTTTAACTGGTCTTGATGAGCATGGTGAAGCTGTACAAGATAAAGCAAAAGAGCTTGGAGTATCTCCACAAAAATTAGTAGATAATATGGCTCAGCTTTGGCAAGATGAGTTTAAAAAATTTGGCTTAAACAATGATATTTTTATTAGAACAACTGATAAAAACCATGTAAAAAATGTGAGTGATATATTAACTTATTGTTATAAAAAAGGTGACATATATTTTGGTGAACATGAGGGGTATTATTGTATTAAATGTGAAGGTTTTTTAAATAGCAATGAAAGAGACGAAAATAATAACTGTCTTGTTCATAAAAGACCTACAGAATTAAGAAAAGAAAAAAATTATTTTTTTAAGACATCAAAATATAAACAAAGTTTAAGAGAATTAATTTCACAAGGAAAAATAACTCAGCAAGAAAGATATATTAATGAATTACTTTCTATGCTTGATAGTTTAGAAGGTGATCTCAGTATATCTCGTCCAAAAACAAGATTAACTTGGGGTGTAGAATTACCTTTTGATAAGGAACATGTCGCCTATGTTTGGTTCGATGCTCTACCTAATTATGTTACAGGTATAGGTGGTTTAGAAGAATCAAGAACAAGTCCTTTTTGGAATAATGCTTATCATATATTAGGCAAAGATATTTTAAAATTTCATGGTATTTTTTGGCCAGCTATGTGCTTGTCTTTAGATATCCCGCTACCAAAATTACTTGTTACTGGTTGGTTGCTAAAAGATGGTCATAAAATGTCTAAAAGTCTAGGAAATGTTGTTACAGTGGAACAAATTTTACATTATGGTAGAGATATGTTTGTAAACTTTGTTTATCGTGCAACAAATCCTGGGGAAGATATTGATATATCATGGAAGTCATATTTTGAAAGATATAATTCTGATCTTGCCAATGGAATTGGTAATTTATTATCTCGTACTTTAACGATGATTGAAAAATATTTTTCTAAAGAAATTCCTAAATACTATGAAAGTAAATTGCTTTCCGAACAAAACGAAATAGTAGAAGCTTGTAAAAATGCTATCAATATAGTAACAAAAGCTTTTGATGAATTCAAATTATCAGATGCTTTAAATGAAATTTCTTTGCTTGTTTCTTTGGCGGATAAACATATAGCACAACAAAAACCTTGGGAAATAGCTAAAATTATTGATGATAATTCAAAAGTACAGTTGGCAAATATTTTAGCTACATGTGTTACTGTATTAAAAACTGTTGGATATTTAGCTTACAGCTTTTATCCTGAAAAAATGAAAGAATTGCTTGAAAGTGTGGGAGAAATTAATGTCCCAGTTTCAGAACACTTTAATAGAGCTAGCAATTGTTTGAATATTAAAGCAGGATTTATCTGTGAATCCATTCCTAAATTATTTAATAGGATAGATATTCAAGCTGAGTTAGCAATACTAGAGCCTAAAAGTAGTAATGAAAAAAATAAAGTAAAAAATTCTGAGACTAAAGTTATTGGAAAAGAAAAAATGAAAGAAGAAAAAGTAACACAGACAAATACTCAAGTTACGGAAACAATCCAAATTCAAGATTTTTCTAAAGTCCAAATGCGTGTTGGAACTGTTATAAGTGCTGAATGTGTTGAAGGTTCTGATAAATTATTAAAACTTTCTGTTTCATTAGGAGAATTGGGAGAACGCGTTATTTTTTCTGGAATACGTGAATGGATTAAGCCAGAAGAAGTAGTAAATCATAAAGTAATCATTGTCTGTAATCTAGCGCCGAGAAAAATGCGTTTTGGAACAAGCGAAGGAATGATGTTATCAACAGATACTTTAGATGGTAAAGTAAATCCTGTATTTCTACCTGAATATTTAAAAGAAGGTGCAATTTTAAGCTAA
- a CDS encoding Cof-type HAD-IIB family hydrolase — MSFNYKAIFVDLDGTLLNSQKKISSRNLKCLNELISQGVKVIVSTGRTIKSVKAVTEGLNLCEPVITLNGNDIRKNIADDYSMLLSFIDNHLRDAIFNMLRQYLNQGANNPIQNILVDTSKGFYCLHPNLLDSNEFASHYDTDVMQLDLDNPPMDSVVSFLILLSPDSDRELFLATQSNFFQEKYNAKFCTFNGWPWIEIGSPTVNKGTAMHIVCNYLGIDIKDVIAFGDGENDVEMLQQAGLGVAMANADSHALKIAKAKALSNDEDGVSVFLERLKLAGNI, encoded by the coding sequence ATGAGCTTTAATTATAAAGCAATTTTTGTAGATCTAGATGGTACTTTGTTGAATTCGCAAAAGAAAATTTCATCTAGAAATTTAAAATGTTTGAATGAGTTAATTTCCCAAGGTGTAAAAGTTATTGTTTCAACAGGAAGAACAATTAAGTCAGTAAAAGCAGTAACTGAAGGATTAAATTTATGTGAGCCAGTTATTACTTTAAATGGGAATGATATCAGGAAAAATATAGCTGATGATTATTCAATGTTACTTTCTTTTATAGATAATCATTTACGAGATGCGATTTTTAATATGCTACGGCAATATTTGAATCAAGGTGCGAATAATCCTATTCAAAATATCTTAGTTGATACTTCAAAAGGCTTTTATTGTTTGCATCCAAATTTATTAGATAGTAATGAATTTGCTTCACATTATGACACTGATGTTATGCAACTTGATTTAGATAATCCTCCAATGGATTCTGTTGTTAGTTTTTTAATTTTATTATCTCCTGATAGTGATAGAGAACTTTTTTTAGCTACACAAAGTAACTTTTTTCAAGAAAAATATAATGCAAAATTCTGTACTTTTAATGGTTGGCCATGGATAGAAATAGGCTCTCCTACCGTTAATAAAGGTACTGCTATGCATATTGTCTGCAATTATTTAGGAATAGATATTAAAGACGTGATCGCCTTTGGTGATGGTGAAAACGATGTTGAAATGTTACAACAAGCTGGACTCGGTGTTGCGATGGCAAATGCTGATAGTCATGCTTTAAAAATAGCGAAGGCGAAAGCGCTATCTAACGATGAAGATGGGGTTTCTGTTTTCTTAGAACGTCTTAAATTGGCTGGAAATATTTAA
- the rpoZ gene encoding DNA-directed RNA polymerase subunit omega, with amino-acid sequence MARISVQDCLDQIPNRFAVVMLAARRMRQLQKGSDPLVECKNKEAVTALREIAAGKVGIKNAEIVPGLQLPNKVK; translated from the coding sequence ATGGCTCGTATTTCAGTTCAAGATTGTCTAGATCAAATTCCTAATCGCTTTGCAGTGGTTATGCTAGCTGCTCGTCGCATGCGCCAACTTCAAAAAGGTAGCGATCCCTTAGTTGAATGTAAAAATAAAGAAGCAGTTACTGCTTTGCGTGAAATAGCTGCAGGAAAAGTAGGAATTAAAAATGCTGAGATTGTTCCTGGTTTGCAATTACCAAACAAGGTTAAATAG
- a CDS encoding F-box protein encodes MLLPHILLIILSLLAPNAFAENEKDFLSELPQELVSEITKNLDPQSIINLKSTNKTLKTQVEAYLTYLNSKDELTIKGNIADLKKWLKILDISLANETNHVKKLVLKINDSKFENLNWYWNNSEIFNDLLQKISIKFPNIGHLIIEKFIYNFQSRVEYSEFKAYPDKLYYKGTVSSIDWLIINFSMFKTYSNIKTVQFDLLKNSSRVMSSIHSLDLTSTISLQLLELDTIIVNDIDNYYFEKSYFFSREEILLNIINIKKSLGVSTINPMFMILRNGTEDKYYFNN; translated from the coding sequence ATGCTATTACCACACATTCTATTAATTATTTTATCACTTCTAGCTCCTAACGCATTTGCTGAAAATGAGAAAGATTTTTTAAGTGAGCTCCCGCAAGAACTTGTTTCTGAGATAACTAAAAATTTAGATCCTCAATCTATCATAAACTTGAAAAGTACAAATAAGACTTTAAAAACTCAAGTAGAAGCATATTTAACCTATCTAAATAGCAAAGATGAATTAACAATAAAGGGAAATATTGCAGATTTAAAAAAATGGCTAAAAATATTAGATATTTCTTTAGCAAATGAAACAAATCATGTTAAAAAATTAGTTTTAAAGATTAACGACAGTAAATTTGAAAATTTAAACTGGTATTGGAATAATTCTGAAATTTTTAATGACTTGTTACAGAAAATTTCAATTAAGTTTCCAAATATTGGACATTTGATAATTGAAAAATTTATCTATAATTTTCAAAGTCGTGTTGAGTATTCTGAATTTAAAGCTTATCCTGATAAACTATATTACAAAGGTACCGTTTCAAGTATAGATTGGTTAATTATTAACTTTTCAATGTTTAAAACATATAGCAACATAAAAACAGTCCAATTTGACCTTCTAAAAAACTCAAGTAGAGTAATGAGTAGCATTCATTCGTTAGATTTAACTTCTACTATTAGTTTGCAATTGTTAGAACTTGATACTATTATTGTAAATGACATTGATAATTACTATTTTGAAAAATCTTATTTTTTCTCCCGTGAAGAAATACTTTTAAATATTATAAACATAAAAAAATCTTTAGGCGTATCAACAATTAATCCTATGTTTATGATTTTAAGAAATGGAACAGAAGATAAATACTATTTTAATAATTAA
- a CDS encoding class I SAM-dependent methyltransferase, with product MELYKKPPTIMELADKWWTEERLKKILGDKKYTITPKSAPQLLRLLGLLNADASLSPDNLKKFIQINHMFNLLETHFTDLVSRHKTVHILDVGCGKSYLTFLLAWCFKEKWKVPAKIVGVDTNQKIIKSCIEKAEKLGYNDFLSFECASMNTYNWPYENRPNAVVALHACDTATDMALAFAIKEKTDFIAVAPCCQAELARKWKEIEGEHPLNPVFHTPQIRRETAAHLTDSLRMILTRASGYEVTATEFVPSTHTPKNRLLTCVRRGNYLESAKKEYLSMKDYLGGKSIMLEDLLNKN from the coding sequence ATGGAATTATACAAAAAGCCTCCAACTATTATGGAGTTAGCTGATAAGTGGTGGACTGAAGAGCGACTTAAAAAAATACTAGGAGACAAAAAATATACGATTACTCCTAAATCTGCACCTCAATTGCTAAGGTTACTTGGTTTATTAAATGCAGATGCCTCTCTGTCTCCTGATAATCTCAAAAAATTTATTCAAATTAATCATATGTTTAATTTGTTAGAAACACATTTTACTGATCTTGTCAGTCGGCACAAAACTGTTCATATTCTTGATGTTGGCTGTGGAAAATCTTATTTAACATTTTTATTAGCTTGGTGTTTTAAAGAAAAATGGAAAGTACCAGCAAAAATTGTTGGAGTTGATACAAATCAAAAAATAATTAAAAGCTGTATAGAAAAGGCTGAAAAACTCGGATATAATGACTTTTTAAGTTTTGAATGCGCTTCAATGAATACTTATAATTGGCCTTATGAAAATAGACCAAATGCAGTTGTGGCATTACACGCTTGTGATACAGCTACTGATATGGCACTTGCATTTGCAATTAAAGAAAAGACAGATTTTATTGCTGTTGCGCCATGTTGCCAGGCTGAATTAGCCAGAAAGTGGAAAGAAATTGAAGGAGAGCATCCGTTAAACCCTGTTTTTCATACACCGCAAATTAGGCGCGAAACCGCAGCTCATTTAACGGATTCTTTACGCATGATCTTGACTAGAGCATCTGGCTATGAAGTAACGGCTACTGAATTTGTGCCTTCAACTCATACGCCTAAAAATCGTCTTTTAACATGCGTTCGGCGTGGTAATTATCTAGAGTCAGCAAAAAAAGAATACCTTTCTATGAAAGATTATCTTGGTGGAAAGTCCATCATGTTAGAAGATCTATTAAATAAAAATTAA
- a CDS encoding lectin: MLKKVLFSLIISLPFVASAKSILEPGETLVVGRVLQSPNLCFTLGFRDQGNLVITNRSGKVIWSSNTYNTYATQLYIDYGSNLKLLNSTGAPINWQTNTSGAFGFLRLQNDGNLVIYSDAFKPLWYTGSYDAPCG, encoded by the coding sequence ATGCTAAAAAAAGTGTTGTTTTCTTTGATAATTTCATTACCTTTTGTTGCTTCTGCAAAATCTATTTTAGAACCAGGCGAAACTCTTGTTGTTGGAAGAGTTCTTCAATCACCAAATCTTTGCTTTACTTTAGGTTTTAGAGATCAAGGAAATTTAGTAATTACAAATAGATCAGGAAAAGTAATATGGAGTTCAAATACATACAACACTTATGCAACGCAGCTCTATATAGATTATGGTAGTAATTTGAAACTTTTAAACTCAACTGGTGCTCCAATTAATTGGCAAACTAATACTTCTGGGGCTTTTGGCTTTTTGAGATTGCAAAATGATGGGAACTTAGTAATTTATAGCGACGCATTTAAACCTTTATGGTATACAGGAAGCTATGACGCTCCTTGTGGATAA
- a CDS encoding proline--tRNA ligase — MRMSKLVGRTIKETPRDSELPSHKFMLRGGFMRQYSAGVYGILPLGMRSIAKIEKICREEMNAVEGQEIRMPCSATKELWEETGRYQTFGKDMMKFHDRNEKPMVLNPTHEEPVVYLTRTEVTSYRQLPVMLYQIQTKFRDEPRPRGGLIRLREFTMKDAYSFHTSEEDLKEYYDQVFAAYNRFFKRTGCKNFVSVMSDNGLFGGRYSHEFQMLVPTGEDKLITCPHCKYSANEEISTSPFVIRSEAEKSLEKVHTPNAKTIELLIKQLNCSAEQTAKAVMFQTLKGIPVITFVRGDLEVIDKKVRTLVQSEVIPATPEAIVKAGAVAGSTGPVGLNLQTCYVIIDHTVAKGNNFATGANEKDFHFVNFNVQRDFLDKLTDSEKKKVIIGDIAAAREGDPCPECGKELKETRGIEIGNIFHLGTKYSKDMECTYLDHQGKKQYPIMGCYGIGITRLLPAIIEESHDDRGPILPLPIAPFEVHFCVLNKKEQAVQDISEELYKKMMAAKIDVLIDDRDEKPGSQFADADLFGIPFRVILSPKTLAEGCVELKYRDNRMEARKIKTDEIVKVLMDEIKTEYAKYNSV; from the coding sequence ATGCGTATGTCTAAGTTAGTGGGAAGAACTATTAAAGAAACACCACGTGATAGTGAATTGCCTAGTCATAAATTTATGTTGCGTGGTGGTTTTATGCGTCAGTATTCTGCTGGAGTTTACGGAATACTTCCGCTTGGTATGCGCTCAATTGCAAAAATTGAAAAAATTTGTCGCGAAGAAATGAATGCTGTTGAAGGACAAGAAATAAGAATGCCTTGTTCAGCAACAAAAGAACTTTGGGAAGAAACTGGTCGATATCAAACTTTTGGTAAAGATATGATGAAATTTCATGATAGAAATGAAAAACCAATGGTTTTAAATCCTACGCATGAAGAGCCTGTTGTTTATTTAACTCGCACAGAAGTAACAAGTTATAGACAATTGCCAGTAATGTTATATCAAATTCAAACTAAATTCCGTGATGAGCCTCGTCCAAGAGGCGGACTTATCCGTTTACGTGAATTTACTATGAAAGATGCTTATAGTTTCCATACTTCTGAAGAAGATTTAAAAGAATATTATGATCAAGTATTTGCTGCCTATAATCGTTTTTTTAAACGAACAGGATGCAAAAATTTTGTGAGTGTTATGTCCGATAATGGACTTTTTGGTGGCCGCTATTCGCATGAATTTCAAATGCTAGTTCCTACAGGCGAAGATAAACTAATAACTTGTCCACATTGTAAGTATAGTGCAAACGAAGAAATATCTACTTCACCATTTGTCATTCGCTCAGAAGCTGAAAAAAGTCTTGAAAAAGTCCACACACCAAATGCAAAAACAATAGAATTATTAATCAAGCAATTAAATTGTTCAGCTGAGCAAACAGCTAAAGCTGTTATGTTTCAAACTTTAAAAGGCATTCCTGTTATTACTTTTGTTCGTGGTGATTTAGAAGTTATTGATAAAAAAGTGCGAACATTAGTTCAATCAGAAGTTATTCCTGCAACACCAGAAGCAATTGTAAAGGCTGGAGCTGTTGCTGGTAGTACGGGGCCAGTTGGATTAAATCTGCAGACTTGTTACGTTATAATAGATCATACTGTAGCAAAAGGAAACAATTTTGCCACTGGGGCAAACGAAAAAGATTTTCACTTTGTTAACTTTAATGTACAACGCGATTTTCTAGATAAATTAACTGATTCAGAAAAGAAAAAGGTTATTATTGGGGATATTGCAGCAGCACGTGAAGGCGATCCTTGTCCAGAATGCGGGAAAGAACTAAAAGAAACTCGCGGAATAGAAATTGGAAATATATTTCATCTTGGAACAAAGTATTCAAAAGATATGGAATGTACTTATCTAGATCATCAGGGGAAAAAGCAATACCCAATTATGGGTTGTTACGGTATAGGTATTACACGACTTCTTCCAGCTATAATTGAAGAAAGCCATGATGATAGAGGACCTATTTTACCGTTACCTATTGCTCCTTTTGAAGTGCATTTTTGTGTTCTAAATAAAAAGGAACAGGCTGTACAAGATATATCTGAAGAACTTTATAAAAAAATGATGGCGGCAAAAATTGATGTTTTAATTGATGATCGAGATGAAAAACCTGGATCTCAATTTGCTGATGCAGATCTATTTGGTATTCCATTTCGTGTTATTCTTTCTCCAAAAACATTGGCGGAAGGCTGTGTTGAATTAAAATATCGGGACAATAGAATGGAAGCTCGTAAAATTAAAACCGATGAAATAGTAAAAGTTTTAATGGATGAAATTAAAACTGAATATGCAAAGTATAATTCTGTTTAA
- a CDS encoding nuclear transport factor 2 family protein, giving the protein MSSEKNKNIALKWLAAFNQHNLENLLSLYAENAEHYSPKLKIRMPETNGLIKGKNSLREWWKDAFERLSTLKYEPKKIVADENTVFMEYIRHVENEEKLMVCEVLEIKNDVIIFSRVYHS; this is encoded by the coding sequence ATGAGCTCTGAAAAAAATAAAAATATTGCGCTCAAATGGCTTGCAGCTTTTAATCAACATAATCTAGAGAATCTTCTTTCACTTTACGCAGAAAATGCTGAACATTATAGCCCAAAATTAAAAATCAGGATGCCTGAAACAAATGGACTTATAAAAGGAAAAAATTCATTAAGAGAGTGGTGGAAAGATGCATTTGAAAGACTGTCCACTTTAAAATATGAGCCCAAAAAAATTGTTGCGGATGAAAATACAGTTTTTATGGAATATATTCGACATGTTGAGAATGAAGAAAAATTAATGGTGTGCGAAGTTCTTGAAATAAAGAATGATGTTATAATATTTTCTAGAGTTTATCATAGTTAA
- a CDS encoding ABC transporter substrate-binding protein: MTLTYTPKRIIITIISACLVAFIVYYSTIRKNSQSAKNPKDIVTVALDSKITSGDPRIIGSDANSQYIENIRFLPLISFDEQGQILYILVNEIKTLSNKSWNIYLKKGIKFSNGKEITAYDVEATYNQIIAPQGNFPPSPRKAAFSSVTSFKAISEHQIHIELDSPDVSFLNNLVVGILPKDAALNAAPNEVDNKGYESGPFILKSTSSSEWILEKNDHYNLGDKPKIKEVVFKIITDSGTRYAALIRGDIDIAQNAIDPDKITLIENTKKDTFNVLSAPKLSTTYLAFNFKDPIFSNLKVRQAIAYAIDRKSILQFRMQGQGILANSMFPPTNYFYDNSIPEIPFNPQRAKTLLKETSIQEPLAFPIKVSNSNKSIVEVAKAIAANLKDVGFAPTVEMLENSVFAEQVKKGIAKVWISPWVGFKDPDHLRFVFATNMVPPAGGNRGAYSNPQVDELLQEGKEEVNNQKRKVIYDQAQNLLAGELPYIYLWHSLNVAVVSKNIEGFRLYADGRYWSLVNVTKK, from the coding sequence ATGACTCTTACCTACACACCAAAAAGAATAATAATAACAATTATTTCAGCATGCTTGGTGGCTTTCATAGTTTATTACTCAACCATCCGTAAAAACTCACAATCAGCAAAAAACCCTAAAGACATTGTGACAGTAGCACTAGATTCAAAAATCACTTCGGGTGATCCAAGAATTATTGGATCTGACGCGAATAGTCAATATATTGAAAATATAAGATTTTTACCATTAATTAGCTTTGATGAACAAGGACAAATATTATACATATTAGTCAATGAAATTAAAACATTATCAAATAAATCATGGAATATTTACCTAAAAAAGGGCATTAAATTTTCTAATGGAAAAGAAATCACCGCTTATGATGTTGAAGCAACATATAATCAAATTATCGCTCCCCAAGGAAATTTTCCTCCAAGCCCAAGAAAAGCAGCTTTTAGCAGTGTGACTTCATTCAAAGCCATTTCCGAACATCAAATTCATATTGAATTAGACTCTCCAGATGTCTCTTTTCTAAATAATTTAGTGGTAGGAATTTTACCAAAAGATGCAGCCTTGAATGCAGCTCCCAACGAAGTAGATAATAAAGGTTATGAAAGTGGCCCTTTTATTTTAAAGTCAACTTCTAGTTCCGAATGGATTTTAGAAAAAAACGACCATTACAATTTGGGTGACAAACCTAAAATAAAAGAAGTTGTGTTCAAAATTATTACTGACAGTGGAACTCGTTACGCAGCTTTAATTCGAGGAGATATAGACATTGCACAAAATGCAATAGATCCTGACAAAATAACTTTAATTGAAAATACAAAAAAAGACACATTTAATGTACTTAGTGCACCCAAATTATCCACAACTTATTTAGCATTTAACTTTAAAGATCCAATCTTTAGTAATTTAAAAGTACGCCAAGCAATCGCATATGCAATTGACAGAAAAAGTATTTTACAATTCAGAATGCAAGGGCAAGGGATACTTGCAAATAGTATGTTTCCTCCAACAAACTATTTTTACGATAACTCTATTCCTGAAATTCCATTTAACCCTCAAAGAGCCAAAACATTATTAAAAGAAACAAGTATCCAAGAGCCACTTGCGTTTCCAATTAAAGTTTCAAATAGCAATAAATCCATCGTTGAAGTTGCAAAAGCAATCGCAGCGAATTTGAAAGATGTAGGATTTGCTCCTACTGTTGAAATGCTTGAAAATAGTGTTTTTGCTGAACAAGTAAAAAAAGGCATTGCCAAGGTTTGGATTTCTCCATGGGTTGGTTTTAAAGATCCTGATCACTTACGTTTTGTTTTTGCTACAAATATGGTACCGCCTGCAGGAGGAAATAGAGGAGCCTATTCTAATCCACAAGTTGATGAACTCCTTCAAGAAGGCAAAGAAGAAGTTAACAATCAAAAAAGAAAAGTTATTTATGATCAAGCACAAAATTTATTAGCTGGAGAGCTTCCTTATATTTATTTATGGCATAGTCTTAATGTAGCTGTTGTTTCAAAAAATATTGAGGGATTTAGACTTTATGCAGATGGTAGATACTGGTCTTTAGTGAATGTTACCAAAAAGTAA